One Glandiceps talaboti chromosome 2, keGlaTala1.1, whole genome shotgun sequence genomic region harbors:
- the LOC144453754 gene encoding uncharacterized protein LOC144453754 gives MGDEVEEVSAADLDLSKKKPTSDIADKHKILRKALESDLPLSSDIDKCIVPIKEEPLSPKPLENTEGGGAQDLESAKCYIYDLTFRDDRYIADQLEDHHRGQYHCAEPVVKGFRCHICNRSFSKKQTLKRHSILHSGIKPFKCAFCAHSTYRKDHLQAHIRIKHLSGKTKQAKCTVCNVVFSTHQSLTSHMKSHRNLHTCLHCGDEFYSTGALASHIRNRHSSNAVGQMNGTVYTCEPCRFTTSSSSLYDMHLRCEKHRLTCHVTPPMDLHSPSKHHMIDGENPMTDSIPQNDPDMQCQMDRGTEEQDEDQIRAGNSSVNLVVSTPVISSVMSLQNSAYNSMSSPTREASSSPQSTLPTTANSSNHAVSPRDSGNGSVRSSLSSPEDRIDANQSQHSSPSTSPTVSTTNESEKRDNWSNMLPISGREGTTCSSLLRTLVTNNAKAVLMAKSGQTTKPLNISSESQWKRRVRDSSTQDDVWRCSFCHIIFPDNVMYTIHMGCHGLKSPFQCNICAYECIDKYEFASHIARGQHRF, from the coding sequence ATGGGTGATGAAGTAGAAGAAGTGTCTGCTGCAGACTTGGACCTTTCAAAGAAAAAGCCAACCTCTGATATTGCAGACAAACACAAGATATTGAGGAAAGCGTTGGAATCTGATCTTCCACTAAGCAGTGACATAGACAAATGTATAGTACCGATAAAGGAAGAGCCACTCAGTCCTAAACCGTTGGAAAACACTGAAGGTGGTGGAGCTCAAGATCTTGAATCAGCCAAGTGTTATATATATGATCTGACGTTTCGTGATGATCGCTATATTGCCGATCAGTTAGAAGACCACCATAGAGGACAGTATCATTGTGCAGAACCAGTTGTTAAAGGCTTCAGATGTCACATTTGTAACCGGTCCTTCTCAAAGAAACAGACTCTGAAAAGGCATTCCATCTTGCATAGTGGTATCAAACCCTTCAAATGTGCTTTCTGTGCACACTCTACGTATCGTAAAGACCACCTACAAGCCCATATAAGAATCAAACATCTGTCTGGCAAGACCAAGCAAGCGAAATGCACAGTGTGTAATGTCGTCTTTTCAACCCACCAAAGTTTGACAAGTCACATGAAGAGTCATCGGAATCTCCATACATGTTTGCACTGTGGGGATGAGTTTTACAGTACTGGTGCTTTGGCTTCCCACATCAGGAACAGACACAGTAGCAACGCAGTTGGTCAGATGAATGGAACTGTGTACACCTGTGAGCCGTGCAGGTTTACCACGTCCAGTTCATCTCTGTATGACATGCATCTGAGATGTGAGAAACATAGACTGACTTGCCATGTCACTCCTCCGATGGACTTGCACAGCCCTTCCAAACACCATATGATAGATGGTGAGAATCCTATGACAGATTCAATTCCACAAAATGACCCAGATATGCAGTGCCAAATGGACCGGGGCACAGAAGAACAAGATGAGGATCAAATCAGGGCTGGTAATAGCAGTGTTAATCTTGTAGTGTCTACACCAGTTATCTCAAGTGTTATGTCTTTACAAAATTCAGCATACAACAGTATGTCTTCACCCACAAGAGAAGCTTCCTCTTCACCTCAAAGTACCCTTCCCACTACAGCAAATTCAAGTAACCATGCGGTTTCTCCAAGAGATAGCGGTAATGGGTCAGTAAGAAGCAGTCTATCTTCACCAGAAGACAGAATAGATGCAAACCAAAGTCAGCATTCATCTCCCTCAACAAGTCCAACAGTCTCAACAACAAATGAATCAGAAAAACGAGACAACTGGAGTAATATGCTACCAATATCAGGCAGGGAAGGAACCACTTGCAGCAGTTTGCTGAGAACTTTGGTTACCAACAACGCAAAGGCTGTGCTTATGGCCAAGTCTGGCCAGACAACCAAACCTCTGAATATATCATCAGAATCTCAGTGGAAGCGACGTGTTCGTGATAGTTCAACACAAGATGATGTGTGGAGATGTTCCTTCTGTCACATCATCTTTCCGGACAATGTCATGTATACAATTCACATGGGGTGCCATGGCCTTAAATCCCCatttcaatgtaatatttgtgcatatgaatgtattgataaatatgaatttgcCTCCCATATAGCTCGGGGACAACACCGATTTTAG